TAACTGTGTCCGGACATGATCAATATGATCAGAAGCCGAAGCCATGGACGAAATAATAGTCGTATCAGAAATAGGGGAACAATGGTCACCAAAAACCCCGCCACCAATGGTAGCCGCCACAACAAGGTATAAATTAGCATGTTGCGCCTGAGCCATCGGTACCGAAATCGCCATCATAATGGCAAAGGTTCCCCAGGATGTTCCGGTGGAAAAAGCAATAAACGAGCTGATCACAAATAAAATAAACGGAAGAAGTTGAGGAGTGAGCCAAGCTTTGGTTTGTGCTGCTACATACACTCCGGTTCCCAGTTTATTACTCACATCACTAATCGAAAACGCCAGCATCATCAACAAGGCCAGCGGCATCATTTCACTAATTCCTTTCAGCGTCAGGTCAACCATTTCTTTGGTTTTCATTATTTTCTGTACTCTGTACAAAACCATAGCCACCAGTAATGAAGTAATTACCGAATATAAAACTGCCGAAGAACCCGATCCGGCACCAATGGCCTGTACAAGGTAATCAAACCAGCCGGTAGCGTCTTTTACTGAAGGATAACCGGTATAAAACAAATAAACCGGCATCATCATGACCATTGTCAAGATAGGAATATACATGTTGTATGCCCGGAGTTTGATTCCCTCTTTCGATTCCAAAGAAGTAATCGTATCCGAAACCAACGGATGGGCGTTATCATTTAACAATTTACCGGTTTCACGGGTTCTTTTTTCCGCTTTGGCCATCGGACCAAAATCCTTTTTGGTGACAATGATAAAAAAGACCAGCAAAATGGTCAAAACAGGGTAAAAATCGTACAACAGAGCATTTCCCAAAACAGCCATCGGACGCTGAATCCCTTGTGTCAAGAGTAATCCCATGATAAAAGCTCCCCAGGCATTAAACGGAATCAGGATAGAGGATGGCGCGGAAGTAGAATCTGCAATATAAGCCAGTTTTTCGCGGGGAATTTTAAATTTGTCAAACAACGGACGATACAATGTACCGACGGTTAATGAGCTGATGCTGGTTTCTACAAAAAGTACCACACCGGTAATCATGGCCAACAGCTGAACAAACATCCGGCTTTTCATCTTTTTGCTTTTTTCTATTTTTTCAATAAACCGGCTAATGGAGATCATAAATCCGTCCACACCACCCGAATACTGAATAAACAGCAACAAAGCCCCCACCAAAGCGCTAAACATAATGGTACGGGTATTGCCCGGCGACTTAAACACATTGACAAAAGCATCGATGGTGGCAAACGTACCGGTGAAAACATTCCAGCCATTAATGATCAGCCAGCCCAGCCAGGTTCCGAAAATCAGAGCAACATAAACCTGTTTGGTACGCAAAGCCAGAATAATAGCCAGTACCGGCGGGAGAATAGAAAAAAAACCGTAATCGTGCATCGGCATGCTTTTTGAGTTTATAAACCAACCTTTTTATCAGAGAATCCGGCAAAAGATCCATTTGATCCGGAGAAGCAAACGACTTAATCCTTTACAAACAAACGGTTTCCCTGTTAAGGCAAATATAGCCATCTTTATAAAAATCACGAATGCATAACCCGTTAATTTTCTGTCAAATTCATTCAAATCTGTTAAAAATAAACGAGCCATCATTTGACACAAGTTTTTATCTTTAACTCAAATTACCAAACCCTTTGATTATGCGTAAACTGTTGTTTTTCATCGCTCTGAGTTTTTTCTTTACTTCAAGTTTCGCCAAAAAGCCGCTGTACAAAAAACATCATGTTGTCAACAAAATTTTAAAAGAGGTGGTAAACAACCCCGATTTTAAACCGGCAGCATTTGCATTTCTGGCCATTGACGGTCAAACCGGCGAAATCATTGCCCAGTATCATCCGGATAAAGCACTCCGGCCGGCGTCTAACCAAAAACTCATATCCACCGCCACAGTGTTACAGCTGTATGGGCCGGATTTTCGTTTTCAGACAAAATTGGGTTATACCGGCCACATTGATACTTTAAACCATGTTTTATACGGAAACATCATCATCCGAGGAGGCGGTGATCCTACACTTGGTTCCCGGTATTTCGAACAAACCAAAAACCATCAATTTCTTGCACAATGGGTCAGTGCTGTAAAAAAGTTAGGGATTGATTCGGTGGCGGGCCACGTAATTGCCGATGCCGGTATTTTCAGCCGCGATATCGTTCCGGTCTCCTGGTCGTGGACCAACATGGGCGATTACTATGGAGCCGGAGCCTGTGGACTCACCATCTTCGACAATATGTACAGAATCTATTTTGATTCCGACAGCCTTGCTGGCGATACAGTTACCATAGACTCCATCGTACCCCAGGTTCCCCATCTCATTTTTAATAACGGACTGATTGCCGATACCGTTCACGACGATGAAAGCAACATTTTAGGGGCTCCGTATTGTAACATGCGATACCTCAGAGGAAGAATTCCGTTAAATCAAAAGGGATTCTCAGCAAAAGGTTCCCTTCCTGATCCGGCAGATTATGCTGCGTATGTTTTGGAAAAAAGATTACAAAAATCGGGAATCAAAATAAAAGCCAATTCTACTACTGTACGACAACTTCTCTTAACCGGCAACCGGATAAACACCCAAAACCTGCATGTTATATCAACAATTTTATCGCCACCGCTATCTGAAATCATCCATCAAACCAACATCCACAGCATCAATCTCTTTGCTGAACATTTTCTGGATTATTCCGGATTAAAACTCATTGGCAAAGCACAAACCGAAGCTGATGCCAAAGCAGTTATGCAATACTGGGAAAAACAAGGAATGAATATTCAGGGCATGGCACTTACTGATGGCAGCGGACTTTCACAATACAATGCCGTCACTCCCCGGCAAATGGTTTTTCTGTTGAATTACATGAAACACAGAAGTCCTTATTTTAATGTGTATTATCAGTCGTTACCGCTTGCCGGAAAGAGTGATAAAGCCGGCACTTTGGAGGGAATGTTTAAAGGCAGCACCGCAGAAAACAACCTGCGCGCCAAAAGCGGAACCATTGATCGCGTAAAGGCCTATTCCGGCTACGTAACTTCACTATCCGGCCGGAAAATTATTTTTTCCATGATGGTGAACAATTTCGGTTGTTCATCGCGAAAAGCCCGGGCTCAACTGGAGAAACTCATGATTGCCCTGGCTGAACTCAAAAAGTAGGTTACCCGGAAACTAACTTACGGATTCTTCCATAAGTTTTAAGGTCCTTCTTGTGGCATTAAATTTGGCCAAAGTCCCCACGGGCAGTGTCATTTTTAATTGGATGTGACCAAAAGGAAAGCCATAAGCCACCGGAATATTGAGTGGTTTTAAGATATCTTCAATTGCCCGTTTCAGCGGGATCGTCGGCGGGTCGTTTTCACTGCATTTATAAAAAATACCCAGTACAATTCCATTGGCTTTTCTTAAATTGGTAGCCTGCACCAGCTGGGTAAGCATGCGGTCAACCCGATAGGTTTTTTCTTCAATTTCTTCAATAAAAACAATTTTATTTTCAAAATCGGTTTCAAAATCGCTGCCTGCCATCGAAGCCAAAACACTTAAATTTCCACCAATCAGTTCTCCTTCAGCTTTCCCTTCGCGAATGGTATAAAAATCAAACTCCGGATTATTTTCCGTA
The sequence above is drawn from the Candidatus Sulfidibacterium hydrothermale genome and encodes:
- the dacB gene encoding D-alanyl-D-alanine carboxypeptidase/D-alanyl-D-alanine endopeptidase — translated: MRKLLFFIALSFFFTSSFAKKPLYKKHHVVNKILKEVVNNPDFKPAAFAFLAIDGQTGEIIAQYHPDKALRPASNQKLISTATVLQLYGPDFRFQTKLGYTGHIDTLNHVLYGNIIIRGGGDPTLGSRYFEQTKNHQFLAQWVSAVKKLGIDSVAGHVIADAGIFSRDIVPVSWSWTNMGDYYGAGACGLTIFDNMYRIYFDSDSLAGDTVTIDSIVPQVPHLIFNNGLIADTVHDDESNILGAPYCNMRYLRGRIPLNQKGFSAKGSLPDPADYAAYVLEKRLQKSGIKIKANSTTVRQLLLTGNRINTQNLHVISTILSPPLSEIIHQTNIHSINLFAEHFLDYSGLKLIGKAQTEADAKAVMQYWEKQGMNIQGMALTDGSGLSQYNAVTPRQMVFLLNYMKHRSPYFNVYYQSLPLAGKSDKAGTLEGMFKGSTAENNLRAKSGTIDRVKAYSGYVTSLSGRKIIFSMMVNNFGCSSRKARAQLEKLMIALAELKK
- a CDS encoding Na+/H+ antiporter NhaC family protein: MHDYGFFSILPPVLAIILALRTKQVYVALIFGTWLGWLIINGWNVFTGTFATIDAFVNVFKSPGNTRTIMFSALVGALLLFIQYSGGVDGFMISISRFIEKIEKSKKMKSRMFVQLLAMITGVVLFVETSISSLTVGTLYRPLFDKFKIPREKLAYIADSTSAPSSILIPFNAWGAFIMGLLLTQGIQRPMAVLGNALLYDFYPVLTILLVFFIIVTKKDFGPMAKAEKRTRETGKLLNDNAHPLVSDTITSLESKEGIKLRAYNMYIPILTMVMMMPVYLFYTGYPSVKDATGWFDYLVQAIGAGSGSSAVLYSVITSLLVAMVLYRVQKIMKTKEMVDLTLKGISEMMPLALLMMLAFSISDVSNKLGTGVYVAAQTKAWLTPQLLPFILFVISSFIAFSTGTSWGTFAIMMAISVPMAQAQHANLYLVVAATIGGGVFGDHCSPISDTTIISSMASASDHIDHVRTQLPYALFVGSITAVLYLILGYVMH